A window of Mycolicibacterium fluoranthenivorans contains these coding sequences:
- a CDS encoding TetR/AcrR family transcriptional regulator, translated as MRLFGEQGYRATSINQIEKAAGLVPGCGALYNHFKSKEALLTAGIDRQLDRRRAMRDISALFAGLGDLRTELTLLCRYLLSVLDQEGEFLQVAARTPAADSARVHDAYAALVDGLCTELAGWLTACAPDLAPADARRVATLGVNALLGKRVSSIVFRAPQPDIADEDYVAEWTVMLADRIESLRQN; from the coding sequence ATGCGGCTGTTCGGCGAGCAGGGCTACCGGGCGACCAGCATCAACCAGATCGAGAAGGCCGCCGGCCTTGTCCCGGGCTGCGGCGCGCTCTACAACCACTTCAAATCCAAGGAAGCCCTGCTCACGGCCGGCATCGACCGCCAGCTCGACAGGCGCAGGGCGATGCGCGACATCAGTGCACTGTTCGCAGGTCTGGGTGATCTGCGCACCGAGCTCACCCTGCTGTGTCGCTACCTGCTGAGCGTCCTGGACCAGGAGGGTGAGTTCCTCCAGGTCGCGGCGCGGACCCCCGCCGCAGACTCCGCCCGCGTGCACGATGCGTACGCCGCGCTCGTCGACGGACTGTGCACCGAACTCGCGGGCTGGCTCACCGCCTGCGCGCCCGACCTGGCGCCGGCCGACGCCCGCCGGGTCGCGACCTTGGGTGTGAACGCCCTGCTCGGAAAACGGGTCAGCAGCATCGTATTCCGCGCACCGCAGCCCGATATCGCGGACGAGGACTATGTCGCGGAGTGGACCGTCATGCTGGCCGACCGCATCGAGTCCCTGCGTCAAAACTGA
- a CDS encoding thymidylate synthase, with protein sequence MPIATPYEDLLRLVLERGTPKSDRTGTGTRSLFGHQMRYDLNSGFPLITTKKVHTKSIVYELLWFLRGDSNVRWLQERGVTIWDEWASDTGDLGPVYGVQWRSWPTPSGEHIDQISQALELLKRDPDSRRNIVSAWNVGEIPQMALPPCHAFFQFYVADGRLSCQLYQRSADLFLGVPFNIASYALLTHMMAAQAGLGVGEFVWTGGDCHIYDNHVDQVTLQLSRDPRPYPELVLAHRDSIFHYTYDDIEIKNYDPHPGIKAPVAV encoded by the coding sequence GTGCCGATTGCCACCCCGTACGAGGATCTGCTGCGTCTGGTGCTGGAGCGGGGCACGCCGAAGTCCGACCGCACCGGTACCGGAACGCGCAGCCTGTTCGGCCACCAGATGCGATACGACCTCAACTCGGGCTTCCCGCTGATCACCACCAAGAAGGTGCACACCAAGTCGATCGTCTACGAATTGTTGTGGTTCCTGCGGGGTGACTCGAATGTGCGCTGGCTGCAGGAGCGCGGCGTCACCATCTGGGACGAATGGGCTTCCGACACCGGTGATCTGGGCCCGGTCTATGGCGTGCAGTGGCGGTCCTGGCCGACGCCGTCCGGCGAGCACATCGACCAGATCAGCCAAGCCCTGGAACTGCTCAAACGCGATCCCGACAGTCGCCGCAACATCGTCTCGGCCTGGAACGTCGGCGAGATCCCGCAGATGGCCCTGCCGCCGTGCCATGCGTTCTTCCAGTTCTATGTCGCGGACGGGCGGCTGAGCTGCCAGCTCTACCAGCGCAGCGCCGACCTGTTCCTCGGCGTGCCGTTCAACATCGCCAGCTACGCGCTGCTCACCCACATGATGGCGGCCCAGGCCGGCTTGGGGGTGGGGGAGTTCGTGTGGACGGGCGGGGACTGTCACATCTATGACAACCACGTCGATCAGGTCACCCTGCAGCTGTCCCGCGATCCGCGACCCTACCCGGAACTTGTTCTGGCCCATCGTGATTCGATCTTCCATTACACCTATGACGATATCGAGATCAAGAACTACGACCCGCACCCGGGGATCAAGGCCCCCGTGGCGGTATGA
- a CDS encoding HpcH/HpaI aldolase/citrate lyase family protein, translating to MYDQPSTFEPDPAEPGFRIDPVLARSWLLVNGAQYDRFAAAAQSRADIVILDIEDAVAPKDKDHARGNVVRWLGDGNTDWVRINGFGTPWWADDLEMLSGTSVGGVMLAMVESVDHVTETARRLPDVPIVALVETARGLERITEIAAAKGTFRLAFGIGDFRRDTGFGDNPATLAYARSRFTIAAKAAQLPSAIDGPTVGSSARKLSEATAVSAEFGMTGKICLTPEQCPTVNEGLSPSQEEISWAREFFTEFQRDGGEIRNGSDLPRIARANKILDLAKAYGIHESDFGDDPDHIPAPSDTFHY from the coding sequence GTGTACGACCAGCCCAGCACCTTCGAACCCGACCCCGCCGAGCCCGGATTCCGGATCGACCCGGTACTCGCGCGCAGCTGGCTGCTGGTCAACGGCGCCCAGTACGACCGTTTCGCGGCGGCCGCCCAGTCCCGCGCGGACATCGTGATCCTCGACATCGAAGACGCGGTGGCCCCGAAGGACAAGGATCACGCCCGCGGCAACGTGGTGCGCTGGCTGGGCGACGGCAACACCGACTGGGTCCGGATCAACGGATTCGGCACACCGTGGTGGGCCGACGATCTGGAGATGCTGAGCGGCACCTCGGTCGGCGGCGTCATGCTCGCCATGGTCGAGTCCGTCGACCATGTCACCGAGACCGCGCGGCGCCTGCCCGACGTGCCGATCGTGGCGCTGGTGGAGACGGCCCGTGGGCTGGAACGCATCACCGAGATCGCGGCGGCCAAGGGTACGTTCCGGCTGGCTTTCGGCATCGGCGACTTCCGCCGCGACACCGGATTCGGGGACAACCCCGCCACGCTGGCCTACGCCAGGTCGCGGTTCACCATCGCCGCCAAGGCCGCACAGCTGCCCAGTGCCATCGACGGGCCCACGGTCGGGTCGAGCGCCCGCAAGCTCAGCGAGGCGACCGCCGTGTCGGCGGAGTTCGGGATGACGGGCAAGATCTGCCTGACCCCCGAGCAGTGCCCCACGGTGAACGAGGGGCTGTCCCCCTCACAAGAGGAAATCAGCTGGGCCCGAGAGTTTTTCACCGAGTTCCAGCGGGACGGCGGCGAAATCCGCAACGGCTCGGATCTGCCGCGCATCGCGCGCGCCAACAAGATCCTGGATCTGGCGAAGGCCTATGGCATCCACGAGTCCGACTTCGGCGACGACCCCGATCACATCCCCGCGCCGTCGGACACCTTCCACTACTGA
- a CDS encoding dihydrofolate reductase, with product MTTALIWAQSTSGVIGRDNGIPWRLPEDQARFKELTMGQTVIMGRSTWESLPAKVRPLPGRRNVVVTRDASYVADGAEVVTALPDDLEGWVIGGAQLYALALPLADRVEVTEIDIDVDGDAFAPVLDDSWSVSHGPWLTSDSGLRYRFNGYRRLSVA from the coding sequence ATGACGACAGCGCTGATCTGGGCGCAGTCCACCTCGGGGGTGATCGGCCGGGACAACGGAATCCCCTGGCGGCTGCCCGAAGACCAGGCCCGATTCAAAGAGTTGACCATGGGTCAGACCGTGATCATGGGCAGGTCGACCTGGGAGTCTCTGCCCGCCAAGGTGCGCCCACTGCCCGGGCGCCGCAATGTGGTGGTGACCCGAGACGCGAGCTATGTGGCCGACGGGGCCGAGGTGGTCACCGCGCTGCCGGATGACCTCGAGGGTTGGGTGATCGGCGGGGCCCAGCTGTATGCGCTGGCGTTGCCGTTGGCCGACCGGGTGGAGGTCACCGAGATCGATATCGACGTCGACGGCGATGCGTTCGCCCCGGTGCTCGACGATTCCTGGTCGGTGAGCCACGGCCCGTGGCTGACCAGCGACTCCGGGCTGCGCTACCGGTTCAACGGTTACCGCCGCTTGTCGGTGGCATAG
- a CDS encoding dienelactone hydrolase family protein — translation MPITQDTITTVDGTCTVTVATPDGTGPWPAVVMFPDAGGLRPTFDQMAAQLAGFGYVVLVPDVYYRTPGWGPFDLNTVFTDQEQRKQLFELMGTLTPKIFAADAEAFFDYLAARPDVAGDKFGTTGYCMGGRASLIVATRVPERVAAALSFHGGRLAVEDDPDSPHLRADKITAVVYVGAAENDASFTTDDAKRLEDALSGAAVEHTIEFYSAAHGFAVPDNAAVYDEAAAERHWSNTERVLGAAFARA, via the coding sequence ATGCCGATCACCCAAGACACCATCACCACTGTCGACGGCACCTGCACCGTCACCGTGGCCACGCCCGACGGGACCGGCCCCTGGCCCGCTGTCGTGATGTTCCCCGACGCCGGCGGCCTGCGTCCCACGTTCGACCAGATGGCGGCCCAACTGGCCGGCTTCGGCTATGTGGTGCTGGTACCCGATGTCTACTACCGCACCCCGGGCTGGGGCCCCTTCGACCTCAACACCGTGTTCACCGACCAGGAGCAGCGCAAGCAGCTCTTCGAGCTGATGGGCACGCTCACCCCGAAGATCTTCGCGGCCGATGCCGAGGCGTTCTTCGACTATCTGGCGGCCCGGCCCGATGTCGCCGGCGACAAGTTCGGCACCACCGGCTACTGCATGGGCGGGCGGGCCTCCCTGATCGTGGCCACCCGGGTACCCGAGCGCGTCGCGGCGGCGCTGTCGTTTCACGGTGGCCGGCTGGCGGTTGAGGACGATCCGGACAGCCCGCATCTGCGGGCCGACAAGATCACCGCGGTCGTCTATGTCGGCGCCGCCGAGAACGACGCCTCCTTCACCACCGACGACGCCAAGCGGCTCGAGGATGCCCTGTCCGGCGCCGCCGTCGAACACACCATCGAGTTCTATTCCGCCGCGCACGGTTTCGCGGTGCCCGACAACGCGGCGGTGTACGACGAGGCGGCCGCCGAGCGGCATTGGTCGAACACCGAACGAGTTCTCGGGGCCGCTTTCGCCCGGGCGTAG